One Paracidovorax avenae ATCC 19860 genomic region harbors:
- the mmsA gene encoding multiple monosaccharide ABC transporter ATP-binding protein — translation MLLEMRNIRKTFPGVVALDRVDLRVQAGEIHAIVGENGAGKSTLMKVLSGVYPHGSYSGEIVFDGEERRFAGIRDSEHLGIIIIHQELALVPLLSIAENIFLGNETARHGVIDWMEAHDRTQALLRKVGLQESPEALVGQLGVGKQQLVEIAKALSRQVRLLILDEPTASLNENDSQALLDLLLELKGQGITCILISHKLNEISRVADSVTVLRDGSTVETMDCRAAPVSEDRVIQAMVGREMADRYPPRTPDIGPVAFEVRGWQAYHPQRPEAPFLKGIDLQVRRGEIVGIAGLMGSGRTELAMSLFGRSWGRRISGEVLLDGQPIDVGTVEKAVRHGLAYVTEDRKGNGLVLNEDIRFNISLAHLEGVSSAGVIDSGREHAVAQGFREQLRIRSSGVDQKTLNLSGGNQQKVVLGKWLFTRPEVLILDEPTRGIDVGAKYEIYTLIAQLAAEGKCVIVISSEMPELLGITDRLYVMNEGRFVAEMPTAQASQEKIMSAIVKAH, via the coding sequence ATGCTTCTAGAGATGCGGAACATCCGCAAGACCTTCCCCGGGGTGGTGGCCCTGGACCGGGTGGACCTGCGCGTGCAGGCCGGCGAGATCCACGCCATCGTGGGCGAGAACGGCGCAGGCAAATCCACGCTGATGAAAGTGCTGTCCGGCGTCTATCCGCACGGCAGCTACAGCGGCGAGATCGTCTTCGACGGCGAAGAGCGCCGGTTCGCGGGCATCCGCGACAGTGAGCACCTGGGCATCATCATCATCCACCAGGAACTGGCCCTGGTGCCTCTGCTCTCCATCGCCGAGAACATCTTCCTGGGCAACGAGACCGCCCGCCACGGCGTCATCGACTGGATGGAGGCGCACGACAGGACGCAGGCGCTGCTGCGCAAGGTGGGCCTGCAGGAATCACCCGAGGCCCTCGTGGGCCAGCTGGGCGTGGGCAAGCAGCAGCTGGTGGAGATCGCCAAGGCGCTGTCGCGGCAGGTGCGCCTGCTGATCCTGGACGAGCCCACCGCCAGCCTGAACGAGAACGACAGCCAGGCCCTGCTGGACCTGCTGCTGGAGCTCAAGGGCCAGGGCATCACCTGCATCCTGATCTCGCACAAGCTCAACGAGATTTCGCGCGTGGCCGACTCCGTCACCGTGCTGCGCGACGGCAGCACGGTGGAAACCATGGACTGCCGCGCCGCGCCCGTCAGCGAGGACCGCGTGATCCAGGCCATGGTCGGCCGCGAGATGGCCGACCGCTATCCGCCGCGCACGCCCGACATCGGCCCGGTGGCCTTCGAGGTGCGCGGCTGGCAGGCCTACCACCCGCAGCGGCCCGAGGCGCCCTTCCTCAAGGGCATCGACCTGCAGGTGCGGCGCGGAGAAATAGTCGGCATCGCCGGCCTGATGGGGTCCGGCCGCACCGAGCTGGCCATGAGCCTCTTCGGCCGCTCATGGGGCCGGCGCATCAGCGGCGAGGTGCTGCTGGACGGGCAGCCCATCGACGTCGGCACCGTGGAGAAGGCCGTGCGCCACGGCCTGGCCTACGTGACCGAAGACCGCAAGGGCAACGGACTGGTGCTGAACGAGGACATCCGGTTCAACATCTCGCTGGCCCACCTGGAGGGCGTCTCCTCGGCCGGCGTGATCGACAGCGGCCGCGAGCACGCGGTGGCCCAGGGCTTCCGCGAGCAGCTGCGCATCCGCTCCTCCGGCGTGGACCAGAAGACGCTCAACCTCTCGGGGGGCAACCAGCAGAAGGTGGTGCTGGGCAAATGGCTCTTCACCCGCCCCGAAGTCCTCATCCTCGACGAGCCCACGCGCGGCATCGACGTGGGTGCCAAGTACGAGATCTACACCCTCATCGCGCAACTGGCCGCCGAAGGCAAGTGCGTGATCGTGATCTCTTCGGAGATGCCCGAGCTGCTGGGCATCACCGACCGCCTCTACGTGATGAACGAAGGCCGCTTCGTCGCCGAGATGCCCACGGCCCAGGCATCGCAGGAAAAGATCATGAGCGCCATCGTGAAAGCCCACTGA
- the mmsB gene encoding multiple monosaccharide ABC transporter permease, translated as MSSMTSTPNPSATAAAPGAASAAQPARPGRSPLEHARHHLREYGMLITLVAIMGFFQYMTDGTLMEPLNLTNLLLQNSYIVIMALGMLLVIVAGHIDLSVGSVSGFIGALAAVLMVQYQWHFVPATLVCLLCGGLIGGLQGWFVAFSRIPSFIVTLAGMLVFKGLALALLAGQSVGPFPESFQRLSSGFIPDLFSMQGLKVTSLLLGTAVAAALVVAGIRARANRVRHGVQVEPAAFFIARNAVFTALLVYLSYLLASYKGLPNVLIVMALLIVLFDFVASRTTIGRRIYAMGGNEKAAKLSGIKTERLSFYAFVNMGVLAALAGLVFAARLNTATPKAGLGFELDVIAACFIGGASASGGVGKVMGAVIGAFIMGVMNNGMSILGIGIDYQQVIKGVVLLAAVLVDVYHKNKA; from the coding sequence ATGTCTTCCATGACCTCCACGCCCAACCCCTCCGCCACCGCGGCCGCCCCCGGTGCCGCCTCCGCCGCCCAGCCCGCGCGCCCCGGCCGCTCGCCCCTGGAGCATGCCCGCCACCACCTGCGCGAGTACGGCATGCTCATCACGCTGGTCGCCATCATGGGCTTCTTCCAGTACATGACCGACGGCACCCTGATGGAGCCGCTCAACCTCACCAACCTGCTGCTGCAGAACAGCTACATCGTCATCATGGCGCTGGGCATGCTGCTGGTGATCGTGGCCGGCCACATCGACCTGTCGGTGGGATCGGTCAGCGGCTTCATCGGTGCGCTGGCGGCCGTGCTCATGGTGCAGTACCAGTGGCACTTCGTTCCCGCCACGCTGGTCTGCCTGCTGTGCGGCGGCCTCATCGGCGGGCTGCAGGGCTGGTTCGTGGCGTTCTCGCGCATACCGTCCTTCATCGTCACCCTGGCCGGCATGCTGGTCTTCAAGGGCCTGGCGCTGGCGCTGCTGGCAGGGCAATCCGTGGGGCCGTTCCCCGAGTCCTTCCAGCGCCTGAGCTCCGGCTTCATTCCCGACCTCTTCAGCATGCAGGGCCTGAAAGTGACCTCGCTGCTGCTGGGCACGGCCGTGGCCGCCGCCCTGGTGGTGGCGGGCATCCGCGCCCGGGCCAACCGCGTGCGCCACGGCGTGCAGGTCGAGCCCGCCGCCTTCTTCATCGCCCGCAACGCGGTGTTCACCGCGCTGCTCGTGTACCTCAGCTACCTGCTGGCCTCGTACAAGGGCCTGCCCAACGTGCTGATCGTGATGGCGCTGCTGATCGTGCTGTTCGACTTCGTCGCCAGCCGCACCACCATCGGCCGCCGCATCTACGCCATGGGCGGCAACGAGAAGGCCGCCAAGCTCTCGGGCATCAAGACCGAGCGCCTGTCGTTCTACGCCTTCGTGAACATGGGCGTGCTGGCGGCGCTCGCGGGCCTGGTGTTCGCGGCGCGCCTCAACACCGCCACGCCCAAGGCGGGCCTGGGCTTCGAGCTGGACGTGATCGCCGCCTGCTTCATCGGGGGGGCCTCGGCCTCGGGCGGCGTGGGCAAGGTGATGGGCGCGGTGATCGGCGCTTTCATCATGGGCGTGATGAACAACGGCATGTCCATCCTGGGCATCGGCATCGACTACCAGCAGGTCATCAAGGGCGTGGTGCTGCTGGCCGCCGTGCTGGTGGACGTGTACCACAAGAACAAGGCCTGA
- a CDS encoding sugar ABC transporter ATP-binding protein, protein MTSPMHAPATTPAPGAAPVLELAGIRKQFSGVPVLQDVQLRLYPGEIHALMGQNGAGKSTLIKVLTGVLKASGGEMRLAGQPVWPDSPLAAQRLGISTVYQEVNLCPNLSVAENIFAGRYPRHGLAQGWRIDWARMHRRAAELVARIGLDIDVACQLSDYPVAVQQLVAIARALSIDARVLILDEPTSSLDDDEVKKLFEVLRRLRAEGLSIVFVTHFLNQVYAVSDRITVLRNGTWVGEWLAKDLGPQALIAAMLGRELAAQAASAQAPQDSSAQAPALLQAEGLGQAGQLQPLDLQIRPGEVVGLAGLLGAGRTELARLLFGLEQPDRGMLRIDGRAVAFSNPMDAIRQGLALCPEERKTDGIVAELSVRENIALALQARMGVGKFLPRAEQTALAERYVQLLGIKTASVETPIGLLSGGNQQKAILARWLATEPRLLILDEPTRGIDVAAKQEIMDQILRLAQAGMAVLFISSEMSEVVRVAHRIVVLRDRHKVGELPAGSSEDAIYALIADHEHA, encoded by the coding sequence ATGACCTCGCCCATGCATGCCCCCGCCACCACTCCGGCACCCGGCGCCGCGCCCGTGCTGGAACTGGCGGGCATCCGCAAGCAGTTCTCCGGCGTGCCGGTGCTGCAGGACGTGCAGCTGCGCCTCTACCCCGGCGAGATCCACGCGCTGATGGGGCAGAACGGCGCGGGCAAGTCCACCCTCATCAAGGTGCTCACGGGCGTGCTCAAGGCCAGCGGCGGCGAGATGCGCCTGGCCGGCCAGCCGGTGTGGCCCGATTCGCCGCTGGCAGCCCAGCGCCTGGGCATCAGCACGGTCTATCAGGAAGTCAACCTCTGCCCCAACCTCTCGGTGGCCGAGAACATCTTCGCGGGCCGCTACCCGCGCCACGGGCTGGCGCAGGGCTGGCGCATCGACTGGGCACGGATGCACCGGCGCGCGGCCGAGCTGGTCGCACGCATCGGCCTGGACATCGACGTGGCGTGCCAGCTGTCGGATTACCCCGTCGCTGTGCAGCAGCTGGTGGCGATCGCCCGGGCGCTGTCCATCGACGCACGCGTGCTGATCCTGGACGAACCCACCTCCAGCCTGGACGACGACGAGGTGAAGAAGCTCTTCGAGGTGCTGCGCCGCCTGCGCGCGGAGGGCCTGTCCATCGTTTTCGTGACGCACTTCCTGAACCAGGTCTATGCCGTGTCGGACCGCATCACCGTGCTGCGCAACGGTACCTGGGTGGGCGAATGGCTGGCGAAGGACCTGGGCCCGCAGGCCCTGATCGCCGCGATGCTGGGCCGCGAACTGGCCGCGCAGGCCGCCAGCGCGCAGGCGCCGCAGGACAGCAGCGCGCAGGCACCCGCGCTGCTGCAGGCCGAGGGCCTGGGCCAGGCCGGGCAGTTGCAGCCGCTGGACCTGCAGATCCGCCCCGGCGAGGTGGTCGGACTGGCCGGCCTGCTGGGCGCGGGCCGCACCGAGCTGGCGCGCCTGCTGTTCGGACTGGAGCAGCCCGACCGCGGCATGCTGCGCATCGACGGCCGCGCGGTGGCCTTCTCCAACCCCATGGACGCCATCCGGCAGGGCCTGGCCCTGTGCCCCGAAGAGCGCAAGACCGACGGCATCGTGGCCGAGCTCTCGGTGCGCGAGAACATCGCCCTGGCGCTGCAGGCGCGCATGGGCGTGGGCAAGTTCCTGCCGCGCGCCGAGCAAACCGCCCTGGCGGAACGCTACGTGCAGCTGCTGGGCATCAAGACCGCCAGCGTGGAAACACCCATCGGCCTGCTGTCGGGCGGCAACCAGCAGAAAGCCATCCTGGCGCGCTGGCTGGCGACCGAGCCGCGCCTGCTGATCCTCGACGAGCCCACGCGCGGCATCGACGTGGCCGCCAAGCAGGAAATCATGGACCAGATCCTGCGCCTCGCGCAGGCCGGCATGGCCGTGCTCTTCATCTCCTCGGAAATGAGCGAGGTGGTGCGCGTGGCCCACCGCATCGTGGTGCTGCGCGACCGCCACAAGGTGGGCGAGCTGCCCGCAGGCAGCAGCGAGGACGCCATCTATGCACTCATCGCAGATCACGAGCATGCCTGA
- a CDS encoding ABC transporter permease: protein MHSSQITSMPEQRPSPFAPAALLRHRLAWPVITLLLLLAINAAFNPGFLHIEWRDGHFYGSLIDILNRAAPLVLVSLGMTMVIATRGIDISVGATVAIAAAVAAWLIGGSVSGSESRFPLPVAILGALGVALLCGVWNGVLVARVGMQPIIATLILMVAGRGIAQLITDGQIITIYYTPYFFMGGGYLAGLPFSLFVAAAVFAVLYLAITRTALGLFIQAVGVNPTAARVAGVQAGRLIMAAYVFCGVCAGIAGLLISSNVKSADGNNAGQLMELDAILAVTLGGTALTGGRFSLAGSVIGALIIQTLTYAIYSLGVPPEVNLVVKAVVVFVVMLLQSPEFRAQVGLLARRPATGRALP from the coding sequence ATGCACTCATCGCAGATCACGAGCATGCCTGAGCAGCGCCCTTCCCCCTTCGCCCCGGCCGCACTGCTGCGCCACCGCCTGGCCTGGCCGGTGATCACGCTGCTGCTCCTGCTGGCGATCAACGCGGCCTTCAACCCGGGCTTCCTGCACATCGAATGGCGCGACGGCCATTTCTACGGCAGCCTGATCGACATCCTCAACCGCGCCGCGCCCCTGGTGCTGGTGTCGCTGGGCATGACCATGGTGATCGCCACGCGCGGCATCGACATCTCGGTGGGCGCCACGGTGGCCATCGCCGCGGCCGTGGCCGCCTGGCTGATCGGCGGTTCGGTATCGGGCAGCGAGAGCCGCTTTCCGCTGCCGGTTGCCATCCTGGGCGCCCTGGGCGTGGCGCTGCTGTGCGGCGTGTGGAACGGCGTGCTGGTGGCCCGGGTGGGCATGCAGCCCATCATCGCCACGCTGATCCTCATGGTGGCGGGCCGGGGCATCGCCCAGCTCATCACCGACGGGCAGATCATCACCATCTACTACACGCCCTACTTCTTCATGGGCGGCGGCTACCTGGCGGGGCTGCCATTCTCGCTCTTCGTGGCGGCGGCGGTGTTCGCGGTGCTCTACCTCGCCATCACGCGCACGGCGCTGGGGCTCTTCATCCAGGCCGTGGGCGTCAACCCCACGGCGGCCCGGGTGGCCGGCGTGCAGGCGGGCCGGCTCATCATGGCCGCCTACGTGTTCTGCGGCGTGTGCGCGGGCATCGCGGGCCTGCTCATCAGCTCCAACGTGAAGAGCGCGGACGGCAACAACGCCGGCCAGCTGATGGAGCTGGACGCCATCCTGGCCGTCACGCTCGGCGGCACGGCCCTTACCGGCGGGCGCTTCAGCCTCGCGGGCAGCGTGATCGGCGCGCTCATCATCCAGACGCTGACCTACGCCATCTATTCGCTGGGCGTGCCGCCCGAGGTGAACCTCGTGGTGAAGGCGGTGGTGGTGTTCGTCGTCATGCTGCTGCAGTCGCCGGAGTTCCGCGCCCAGGTGGGCCTGCTCGCGCGCCGCCCCGCCACCGGGAGGGCCCTGCCATGA
- the yjfF gene encoding galactofuranose ABC transporter, permease protein YjfF, with the protein MSAVMTPSTATTPAGAHGPRLNARYLPLAATIALFVAMATLGSVRYTGFFSAQVFLNLLIDNAFLIIVAVGMTFVILSGGIDLSVGAVVALTTMVFASLVERHGWSPAAAVPVVLLMGTCFGAFMGFLIERFRLQPFIVTLAGMFLARGLCYLISIDSISITHEGYSELAQWRLQLTETASISLGALIAIAVVLAGIFIAHCTPFGRAVYAVGGSEHSALLMGLPVRSTLVGVYTLSGFCSALAGVVFTFYMLSGYGLHAVGMELDAIAAVVIGGTLLTGGVGYVAGTLFGVLMLGIIQTLISFDGTLSSWWTRIAVGVLLFVFCLLQRLLTRRSGRRR; encoded by the coding sequence ATGAGCGCCGTCATGACCCCGTCCACGGCCACCACGCCCGCCGGCGCGCACGGCCCCCGCCTGAACGCCAGGTACCTGCCGCTGGCCGCCACCATCGCGCTCTTCGTGGCCATGGCCACGCTGGGCTCGGTGCGCTACACGGGCTTTTTCTCGGCCCAGGTGTTCCTCAACCTGCTGATCGACAACGCTTTCCTCATCATCGTCGCGGTGGGCATGACCTTCGTCATCCTCTCGGGCGGCATCGACCTGTCGGTGGGCGCCGTGGTGGCGCTCACCACCATGGTGTTCGCCTCGCTGGTGGAGCGCCACGGCTGGAGCCCGGCGGCGGCCGTGCCCGTGGTGCTGCTGATGGGCACGTGCTTCGGCGCGTTCATGGGCTTCCTGATCGAGCGCTTCCGGCTGCAGCCCTTCATCGTCACGCTCGCAGGCATGTTCCTCGCGCGGGGCCTGTGCTACCTCATCAGCATCGACTCGATCAGCATCACGCACGAAGGCTATTCGGAACTCGCGCAATGGCGCCTGCAACTGACCGAAACCGCCTCCATCTCGCTGGGTGCGTTGATCGCCATTGCCGTGGTGCTGGCCGGCATCTTCATCGCGCACTGCACGCCGTTCGGTCGCGCGGTCTATGCCGTGGGCGGCAGCGAGCACTCGGCCCTGCTGATGGGCCTGCCGGTGCGCTCCACGCTGGTGGGCGTCTACACCCTGTCGGGCTTCTGCTCGGCCCTGGCCGGCGTGGTGTTCACCTTCTACATGCTCTCGGGCTACGGCCTGCATGCCGTGGGCATGGAGCTGGACGCCATCGCCGCCGTCGTCATCGGCGGCACGCTGCTCACGGGCGGCGTGGGCTACGTGGCCGGCACGCTCTTCGGCGTGCTGATGCTCGGAATCATCCAGACGCTGATTTCCTTCGACGGCACGCTCAGCTCGTGGTGGACGCGCATCGCCGTCGGCGTGCTGCTGTTCGTCTTCTGCCTGCTGCAGCGCCTGCTCACGCGCCGCTCCGGCCGGCGCCGCTGA
- a CDS encoding IlvD/Edd family dehydratase, with product MTTPPRKLRSTEWFGTADKNGFMYRSWMKNQGIPDHEFDGRPIIGICNTWSELTPCNAHFRKIAEHVKRGIYEAGGFPVEFPVFSNGESNLRPTAMLTRNLASMDVEEAIRGNPIDAVVLLTGCDKTTPALLMGAASCDVPAIVVTGGPMLNGKLAGKDIGSGTAVWQLHESLKAGEIELHQFLAAEGGMSRSAGTCNTMGTASTMACMAESLGTSLPHNAAIPAVDARRYVLAHMSGKRIVEMAHEGLTLSKILTREAFENAIRTNAAIGGSTNAVIHLKAIAGRIGVQLDLEDWTRIGRGTPTLVDLQPSGRFLMEEFYYAGGLPAVLRRLGENGLLPHPEALTVNGRSLWDNVREAPQYNDEVIRPIDNPLIADGGICILRGNLAPRGAVLKPSAATPELLKHRGRAVVFENLEHYKARIVDEDLDIDASCVMVMKNCGPKGYPGMAEVGNMGLPPKLLRQGVKDMVRISDARMSGTAYGTVVLHVAPEAAAGGPLAAVRDGDFIELDCEQGRLHLDISDEELAARLAELATTDHGGRGGYQRLYVDHVLQADEGCDFDFLVGCRGAAVPRHSH from the coding sequence ATGACCACCCCTCCGCGCAAACTCCGCTCCACCGAATGGTTCGGCACGGCCGACAAGAACGGCTTCATGTACCGCAGCTGGATGAAGAACCAGGGCATCCCCGACCATGAGTTCGACGGCCGCCCCATCATCGGCATCTGCAACACCTGGTCCGAACTCACGCCCTGCAACGCGCACTTCCGCAAGATCGCCGAGCACGTCAAGCGCGGCATCTACGAAGCAGGCGGCTTCCCGGTCGAATTCCCCGTGTTCTCCAACGGCGAATCCAACCTGCGGCCCACCGCCATGCTCACGCGCAACCTGGCCAGCATGGACGTGGAGGAAGCCATCCGCGGCAACCCCATCGACGCCGTCGTGCTGCTGACCGGCTGCGACAAGACCACGCCCGCGCTGCTGATGGGCGCGGCCAGTTGCGACGTGCCGGCCATCGTGGTCACGGGCGGGCCCATGCTCAATGGCAAGCTGGCCGGCAAGGACATCGGATCGGGCACTGCCGTGTGGCAACTGCACGAATCCCTGAAGGCCGGCGAGATCGAGCTGCACCAGTTCCTCGCGGCCGAAGGCGGCATGTCGCGCTCAGCCGGCACCTGCAACACCATGGGCACGGCCAGCACCATGGCCTGCATGGCCGAATCGCTGGGCACCTCGCTTCCGCACAACGCGGCGATTCCGGCGGTGGACGCGCGCCGTTACGTGCTGGCGCACATGTCGGGCAAGCGCATCGTCGAGATGGCGCACGAGGGGCTCACGCTCTCGAAGATCCTGACGCGCGAAGCCTTCGAGAACGCCATCCGCACCAATGCCGCCATCGGCGGCTCGACCAATGCCGTCATCCACCTCAAGGCGATCGCCGGCCGCATCGGCGTGCAGCTCGACCTGGAGGACTGGACCCGCATCGGGCGCGGCACGCCCACCCTGGTGGACCTGCAGCCCTCGGGCCGCTTCCTGATGGAGGAGTTCTACTACGCGGGCGGCCTGCCCGCCGTGCTGCGCCGCCTGGGCGAGAACGGCCTGCTGCCCCATCCGGAAGCGCTCACCGTGAACGGCAGGAGCCTCTGGGACAACGTGCGCGAGGCCCCGCAGTACAACGACGAGGTGATCCGCCCGATCGACAACCCGCTCATCGCGGATGGCGGCATCTGCATCCTGCGCGGCAACCTGGCGCCGCGCGGCGCGGTGCTCAAGCCCTCGGCCGCCACGCCCGAGCTGCTCAAGCACCGGGGCCGCGCCGTGGTGTTCGAGAACCTGGAGCACTACAAGGCGCGCATCGTCGATGAGGATCTGGACATCGATGCGAGTTGCGTGATGGTCATGAAGAACTGCGGCCCCAAGGGCTACCCCGGCATGGCCGAGGTGGGCAACATGGGCCTGCCGCCCAAGCTGCTGCGGCAGGGCGTGAAGGACATGGTGCGCATCTCCGACGCGCGCATGAGCGGAACGGCCTACGGCACCGTGGTGCTGCACGTGGCGCCCGAGGCCGCGGCCGGGGGCCCCCTGGCCGCCGTGCGCGACGGCGACTTCATCGAGCTGGACTGCGAACAGGGCCGCCTGCACCTGGACATCAGCGACGAGGAACTGGCCGCGCGCCTGGCCGAACTGGCCACCACCGACCACGGCGGCCGCGGCGGCTACCAGCGCCTCTACGTCGATCACGTGCTGCAGGCCGACGAAGGCTGCGACTTCGACTTCCTGGTCGGCTGCAGAGGCGCGGCCGTCCCCCGCCATTCACACTGA
- a CDS encoding dihydrodipicolinate synthase family protein: MPATHSAQNPRYRGIFPVVPTTFNEDGSLDLESQKRCLDFMIDAGVDGLCILANFSEQFSLSDAERETLTRTSLEHVAGRVPVIVTTTHYGTRVCAERSRAAQDMGASMVMVMPPYHGATFRVPEAQIQAFYAQVSDAIDIPIMVQDAPASGTVLSAPFLARMAQEIEHLAYFKIETPGAASKLRELIRLGGDAIEGPWDGEEAITLLADLDAGATGAMTGGAFPDGIRPIIEAHRAGDMDQAFALYQRWLPLINHENRQGGILTAKALMKEGGVIACEAGRHPFPPMHPEVRRGLIDIARRLDPLVLRWAR, translated from the coding sequence ATGCCAGCAACACACTCTGCCCAGAATCCGCGCTACCGCGGCATCTTCCCGGTCGTGCCGACCACGTTCAACGAGGACGGCAGCCTCGATCTGGAGAGCCAGAAGCGCTGCCTGGATTTCATGATCGATGCGGGGGTCGATGGCCTGTGCATCCTGGCCAATTTCTCCGAGCAGTTCTCGCTGTCGGATGCGGAGCGCGAAACGCTCACGCGGACCTCGCTGGAGCATGTCGCCGGCCGGGTGCCGGTGATCGTCACCACCACGCACTACGGCACGCGCGTATGCGCCGAGCGCAGCCGCGCGGCGCAGGACATGGGCGCCTCCATGGTCATGGTGATGCCGCCCTACCACGGCGCCACCTTCCGCGTGCCCGAGGCGCAGATCCAAGCGTTCTACGCCCAGGTGTCCGACGCGATCGACATTCCCATCATGGTGCAGGACGCCCCGGCCAGCGGCACGGTGCTGTCCGCCCCCTTCCTCGCCCGCATGGCGCAGGAGATCGAGCACCTGGCCTATTTCAAGATCGAGACGCCCGGTGCCGCCAGCAAGCTGCGCGAGCTGATCCGCCTGGGTGGCGATGCCATCGAAGGGCCCTGGGACGGCGAAGAGGCCATCACCCTGCTGGCCGACCTGGACGCGGGCGCCACCGGCGCGATGACGGGCGGCGCCTTCCCGGACGGCATCCGCCCCATCATCGAGGCCCACCGCGCGGGCGACATGGACCAGGCGTTCGCGCTCTACCAGCGCTGGCTGCCGCTCATCAACCACGAGAACCGCCAGGGCGGCATCCTCACCGCGAAGGCGCTGATGAAGGAAGGCGGCGTGATCGCCTGCGAGGCCGGCCGCCATCCGTTCCCGCCCATGCACCCCGAGGTGCGCCGCGGCCTGATCGACATCGCGCGCCGGCTCGACCCGCTGGTGCTGCGCTGGGCCCGCTGA
- a CDS encoding 2-dehydro-3-deoxygalactonokinase → MNDQAADLSATRLVALDWGTSSLRAYRLGDGGRVLELRHRPWGIMHLPPAPAGEDAGTDAAFERALQDACGDWLAAAPQLPLLACGMVGSAQGWREARYLHTPTSLDALAQGLTRVDRPGGQPLHIVPGLLQPGDLPNVMRGEETQVLGVLADLPAEDPGPWLVGLPGSHSKWVVAQRSGIEGFHTFMTGEVFAALRGHTILGRTMAPADAQSGTAPDDAAFVRGLQVACGSDAGLGLLSHIFSTRTLGLTGVLPASAQADYLSGLLIGHEVAALARVHPPGGSAAPVQPLLCGEPDLCRRYALALRLQGFAEPAIAAQATPTGLWQIARAAGLPAGEAPQPSSAESLAA, encoded by the coding sequence ATGAACGACCAAGCCGCCGATCTTTCCGCCACCCGCCTCGTCGCGCTCGACTGGGGCACCAGTTCGCTGCGCGCATACCGCCTGGGCGACGGGGGCCGCGTGCTGGAGCTGCGCCACCGGCCCTGGGGCATCATGCACCTGCCCCCCGCGCCCGCGGGTGAGGACGCCGGCACGGATGCCGCCTTCGAGCGCGCCCTGCAGGATGCCTGCGGCGACTGGCTGGCTGCCGCGCCGCAGCTTCCGCTGCTGGCCTGCGGCATGGTGGGCAGCGCCCAGGGCTGGCGCGAGGCGCGTTACCTGCACACGCCCACCTCGCTCGATGCGCTGGCGCAAGGACTGACCCGGGTGGACCGCCCCGGCGGCCAGCCGCTGCACATCGTGCCCGGACTGCTGCAGCCCGGCGACCTGCCCAACGTGATGCGCGGCGAGGAGACCCAGGTGCTGGGCGTGCTGGCCGACCTTCCGGCCGAAGACCCAGGCCCCTGGCTGGTCGGCCTGCCCGGCTCCCACAGCAAGTGGGTGGTGGCGCAGCGCAGCGGCATCGAGGGCTTCCACACCTTCATGACGGGCGAGGTGTTCGCCGCGCTGCGCGGGCACACCATTCTCGGCCGGACCATGGCCCCGGCAGATGCGCAGAGCGGCACAGCGCCCGACGACGCCGCCTTCGTGCGCGGGCTGCAGGTGGCGTGCGGCAGCGATGCCGGCCTGGGCCTGCTCTCGCACATCTTCAGCACCCGCACCCTGGGGCTCACGGGCGTGCTGCCCGCCAGCGCCCAGGCCGACTACCTCTCGGGCCTGCTCATCGGCCACGAGGTCGCCGCCCTCGCCCGCGTGCACCCGCCGGGCGGCTCGGCAGCGCCCGTCCAGCCGCTGCTGTGCGGCGAGCCGGACCTGTGCCGCCGCTACGCACTGGCCCTGCGGCTGCAGGGCTTCGCCGAGCCCGCCATCGCCGCCCAGGCCACTCCCACCGGGCTCTGGCAGATCGCCCGGGCCGCCGGCCTGCCGGCCGGGGAAGCGCCCCAACCCTCATCCGCAGAGAGCCTTGCCGCATGA